CGAAGAGCTCCGAAAATCACACTACCACAtgaaagcagcagctctaCACACCTCTGTTCCCgcagaagacgacgatgaggacGACGAAAACTAGCAATTTAAACATTAATGTAGCTACTCGTGAcctgtgtgcctccggcggctggggctctgccccagaccccgtagctcctgcttcgcaggagagacCGTCGAGTCCtagtctgcctccggcggctggggcgttgccccagaccccgttgctcctgcttcgcaggagataccAGAGACCCCCCcgcaaccgactcgagcgaagcgagaggagccttggggtctggggcagcgccccagccgccggaggcagctggACCCCCAAGAACTGCAAATCGGATATGTATTAGAACTCCTCGGATTCGTGGAAGAACATGCCAAAAgtgatgatggtggtgtAGACGAGCAGACCACCGGTCAGTGACATGAACATGGCCGCGAAACTGATCATGTGGTTATGGGCAAATACCACGGGCAGGGCCAGGCCGCTGAACACCAGGAACCCCGTGGCAAACCGCCCGAAATCGACTACAGTTCCCGTCGTCTCGCTCATAAAATCGTCGCCGTTCGACCACTGGTTACACAGGGCATTCGGAAGTGGCGCCAGAAGAAACATGGCAACTGGAATTGGCTGTTAGTGGTCGGTagggttgtgcctccggcaactggggctctgccccagaccccgtggctcgcttcgcgagtTCTGGGGGTTCGTAGCCAGCTTTGGAAGTCAACGGAAAACCAGAGACTGGAAAAGAGGAGTTGATTTGAGTGGATGGACCATGGTAGAGTACTTACCAACTGCTAATGGCAGCCAATTGTCCCATAGAGCACATGATAGAATGATGAGCAGAAATCCCACCGCCAGCACGCTGGACAGCGAAATGATCTTGTATAAAGGGCTGACTGTGAATGCCATGATcgataataaaataatacaCACTTAAGTTTCTGATTCGTTTGATCGTTTGTGCACTGATACCACCAGTGTTCAGACGATGCTATCTCTCTCTGTATTCAGTGAGTAAGTGACTGAGTGCCGTCTCTGTCTTCGTATCCAACAAAATAAGCCTCAGAGAATCCGCAAACTTATACTTTCTCCTGCTATTCCTACCAATTGATAACACACTTGTGACACACTCAACAGTCTCTAACTACTACAATCTCTCACACAGTCCTGTTATCGATAGCGACCTGGTCTCAGTCCTTCTGGGGTAGCTTCTCCGCCTCTGACCGCTACAGGGGTGCTATGCTACTAAAGGGGGggaatgcctccggcggctggggctccgccccagaccctggttgctcctgctccgcaggagatggctgggaccgtctgcgcaaccgactcgagcgcagcgagaggagccacggggtctggggcaaagccccagccgccggaggcacggccACCTGTCACGTGATAGCATGCGGGTATGTGTATATTATGCAGTTTCGAGTCTGTCCTTAAGCACATAAACGAGAGAGCCGCACTACAAGTGGCTCCATATCCGACTCCAGTCAAAtcaccccaccaccaccaaacccCCCAACTCAGGccccaaaaataaaccacAGGGACCCCcacggaacgactcgagcgcagcgagaggagccacggggtctggggcggagccccagccgccggaggcagggtgGGACCCGTAGCCGTGCAGCGGTTACTGGAGCAACGCAACAATAACAGAGCGACGCGTAGTTTATTGGAGAACCCTAACATACAGCGCGGCAGTTAGCCCCTGGGAGCAGAAAGGTAAACATTGAAATTTGCATCGTCAACAACAGAGATTGAGCATTAAACAGCGCATCACTTGATCAGTGCGATAACAGAATCCCGAGCAACCTCGATTTTTGATAGCAGGCCCCCATCGACCGACCGGCTAGCAACGACACGCGACCTCTGTTGATCGGatatttcatatttatacCGCCAATAAATCAGAAATCTGCcagtaaacaaacaaccaACCActtttgactttggaaCCAACAGCGTCTCGCGATCCCGAatcaaaattttttttagcGATCTCTGATTTCCGACACCTGATTTTGTGATTCTTGTTCGTGATTTGTGATCAGccacttttttttcgaCCTTTACCTTTTcccaattttttttcagttttgaTCTCCCTTTGAATACCCCTGAGACGAAATGAGAGAAATCGTAAGTTCACAGGTTTTCGCTGGAAggatctgcctccggcggctggggctgcgccccagaccccccggctcctctcgcttcgctcgagtcgtttttgtGTCGGGTCGCGGcaaaactcctgcgaagcaggagcaaccagggtctggggcggagccccagccgccggaggcagactcccCCAGTCCCCGAGTGGGTGCTAACAGAATTTAGATTCATTTGAGTGCTGGCCAGTGTGGTAACCAGATCGGTGCTGCGTTTTGGCAGACGATTTCGTCGGAGCACGGAATCGATGGCGACGGATGTTTCCGTGGTGAGAGCGACCTCCAGTCCGAGAGGTTGGATGTCTATTATAACGAGGCGGCCACTGGAAAGTGGGTTCCTCGTGCGGTTCTGGTTGATTTAGAGCCTGGTACTATGGACGCAGTTCGTAGTGGTCCTTTTGGAAACTTGTTTAGACCAGATAACTTTGTGTTTGGCCAGTCGGGTGCTGGTAATAACTGGGCTAAGGGCCATTACACCGAGGGTGCGGAGTTGGTCGacaatgttcttgatattgTCAGACGTGAGGCCGAGGGTTGTGATTCTTTACAAGGCTTCCAAATCGCTCATTCTTTGGGCGGTGGTACTGGTTCTGGTATGGGTACTTTACTTATTTCCAAGATCAGAGAAGAGTTCCCCGATAGAATGATGGCTACTTTCTCAGTAGTTCCTTCACCCAAGGTTTCTGATACCGTTGTCGAACCTTATAATGCCACTTTGTCTATCAATGAACTCGTTAATTATGCTGATGAGACTTTCTGTATTGATAACGAGGCTCTTTATAACATCTGTCAACAAACCTTGAAGATGCCTCAACCTACTCACGGCGACTTGAACCAGCTGATTTCTGCTGTTATGTCGGGTGTCACTACATGCTTGAGATACCCTGGTCAATTGAACAGTGACCTACGTAAATTGGCGGTTAATTTGGTGCCTTTCCCCAGATTACACTTTTTCACAGTTGGATTTGCTCCTCTTTCTGCCATTGGCTCGAAATCGTTCCGTTCTTTGACTGTTCCTGAACTGACTCAACAGATGTTTGATGCCAAGAATATgatggctgctgccgacCCCAGACTCGGAAGATATCTTACAGTGGCTGCTTTCTTCCGAGGAAAGGTGTCTATGAAGGAAGTTGAGGACCAAATGAGAAGCGTTCAAGAGCGTAACTCGGCTTATTTTGTGGAATGGATTCCCAATAACGTGCAAAGTGCCATCTGTTCGATCCCACCCAAGGGACTCAAGATGTCGGCCACTTTTGTGGGTAACTCGACCTCGATCCAGGAGCTGTTCAAGCGAGTGGGCGACCAGTTCTCGGCCATGTTCCGCAGAAAAGCTTTCTTGCACTGGTACATCAACGAAGGAATGGACGAGATGGAGTTCACCGAAGCCGAGTCCAACATGAACGACCTCGTCTCCGAATACCAACAATACCAACAGGCCGCGGCCTACGAAGAGGAGCTCGACTACGAAGACGAGGCTCCTATCGACGAAATGTAATCCTCTTTATCCTCCTAATACTAATTATATACTGTGGtgaatgctgctactgcctccggcctCTGGACATCCTTCTATcggggcatgcctccggcggctggggcgctgccccagaccccgttgtgctcgcttcgcgagcggcgaGGGGGTTGTGGCTTCGTGAGGTGTTTTCTGGATCGTGAAGCGAGGGTTGACGAACTTTCTGAACCATCTTCAGCTGTttgggtctgcctccggcggctggggcgctgccccagaccccattgtgctcgcttcgcgagctgtGAGGAGGCTGGCGGTAAAAACTCCTGGCGCTAACTGGTCTACGATATTTgattataatttattacATTATAAAACATTTGTGATGTGAGAAACTCTTCGTAGTGAAACAGTAACTGTAGCTATTTCCTCAGTATtcgataaatatataaatatttcatgtATATCAATGACCCAAGACGCGACTTCGACGAGTGCTACAACTGCATTTCAAGAAAAGTCCCGAATTGGCTCAcgaagcgagcactacGGAGTCTGGGACAGCCCCCTAGCCGAGGGGGGCAGTCTGAAACACGCGAATTCGACTGGAAATAAAACCGTATTTCGCAGGGTACCTCGAGccagctcgcgaagcgagcacagcggggtctggggcaacgccccagccgccggaggctgtcTGACACGAGCGAATTCAATGGTAAATGCAATGGTATTTTACAGGAGGTGCCCGAGTcggctcgcgaagcgagcacaacggggtctggggcagcgccccagccgccggaggcacaggtCACACCGCCAGCTTCCGTTTTTTGTCGCCACGGACTTTACACAGTTCGACTTGGACGCCTGAGTTTAGCAGGTTGTGGATCCAAACCCGCTGGTTGTCGGAGAGCACGTCGTTCTCGGACTTGACTTCGACGAATTTACACTGTTTGAGGTCGGGGTGCCAGATACAGAGGTCGGGCCCACCGCTGGAGTAGGTGCGGAAGTTGTGACAGTAAAGTTCACACACTCGGACAATGGTTGTGGATGGCAAACATTGCACGAGTTCGAGAATGTCGTCGAGTTCGTATTCCCAGTGAACTCCTACGCTGACAGTTTGGGTAGCATACTCTTTCTCGTAAAGATCTTGAATTTGAGATATGGCAAATTCAGGATGCTGTGTAGCGAGGGTTGCGAGTCGGTTCTCAAGGGCTGGTTTGCGAGCCGTGAAGAAAGACCCGTCTCCAGATCTGAGATCTAATGGCGCTGTGTGAAATCCATGAACCAGTTTTGTGGTATCGTCAAACAACAGATCCCAGAACAGAAGCCCGAAAAGATTGGCAAGAATGCGACTCTCGCAATGGTATCCTTTCCATCCCTGCTCTGCATAATGGTTGAGAGCCACTTGCTCGACCGATATTCGAGTTTCGCTTCCAAGAGGATCAAACCACTGTGTTTTGGCTCCTCGGAGAAGTGAAGTGGTTGTTGACTCGGACCCAGTGTCGATGACTCGGTTGGTTCGAGACAGACTCGATATTTTGAGGGCTGCTTTGGTGGGTCTATTTACATCTTGTGGGGCAGTGATTTCTACTACCTCGGCAGTTCTGAGTTCTTTTTTGAGCTGAACAATGATCTCTTTTGGAAACTGAAGTTTTTCTGCCTCGTATGTTTTGTACAGTCTTTGGACTTTCCGATACAGATCGATTCGATATATGTCGTCCATAGTAGGGTCTGACATGGCATCCAGGCAGTCGGACAATGCCAGACCCAGCCAGTCATTagtgttgttgttgttgttgttgttgttgttgttgttgttgttgttgttgttgttgttgttgttgttgttgttgttgttgttgttgttgttgttgttgttgttgttgtttgttgttgttgttgttgttgttgttgttgttgttgttgttgttgttgttgttgttgttgttgttgttgttggttgttgttgttgttgttgttgttgttgttgttgttgttgttgttgttgttgttgttgttgttgttgttgttgttgttgttgttgttgttgttgttgttgttgttgttgttgttttttttttttttgttgttgttgttttgttgttgttgttgttgttgttgttgttgttgttgttgttggtgttgttaCACTGCTCTTtaaacagcagcatctcaAGGTGTATCTTACGAATGAGATAAAACACTCGCTTCTCTGGTCGATAGGTGGTCTGAGAGGTGAAGATACTGATACATCTCCACTCCAGTTCGTGTGTAAAAGTTTCTATAGGCTTCATCAACTCACACAATTTCAACAGAGTATCCATGTAAACCCAGTTTGCAGTGTATCTTCTTAAATAAAGCGGTTTGCCAAGATCAGTGTCTTTCAAAAGTACAGCCACCTCAGCACGGTCTATAGCTTCTAGTAGAAACATATCTCGTTTCTCCTCCGACCATTTCATGATATTTTCTAATtgctcatcttcatccatTGCGGCGAGATACTCGTCTAACGACTGTCTCGAATCAAACAAACTACGAGGAGTGAAATCATAACTGCGAAATTTGATGAGACGCATCTTAGACCGCAGCACCGTATCAAACTCGCCATATCCCGGAATCAAAAATGTTCGCATCATgatcttgaaaatgacAGCCTTTTCTTCATTGATTTTGTACATGAATCCATGCgattcttttatttttgttttcagtttgTCCACCAAAGGTGATTTATTCGACAATGTACGCTGCTGGCTGATTGACTGGATAATAGCATCTACCACCAAcagtttattattagctCGTGACAAGCTTGGAACTGAAGATTTCAGTTTTATACGGAAACTCTTGACCAGCAATTCCAATTCTTTTGACGTTAAAGACATGAGCAGCTCTGACAATGTCAAACTATCGTTATTCTGCAGATATCCACAGTTGGCCAAACCATCCAGCGCCGGCTGAaggtcttcttctggcagATACTTTTCGTACTCATGATACCTCAGACACCGCCATTTGCGAACGAAGAACCGCATAAACAGGTACTTGGCCTCCAGACCCAGACTGAAATATCTGTTGATCTCGTCCAGCTCAGTCTCTGTGTACAAATGGCAGTTGGTGGTCTGGGAATACTCCAAAACATCTTTCATTGCCTCCACATATGGATTGCCCTCTGTCACTTTATACCGAAACGATTGAGACGAGCTTTCGACTCCGTAGCTACCATCCACATCGACAACATCGCCCACATCGCCAGTATCATCAGCCAGACTCTGATGGATCACACCCCCAAAATCGCATCCCCCACCCTCTTCACACCCGTTTACCGACCCTGAACCACACTCTTTTTTTGCACCAATCTCTTCTTCGCACACTTCAGACCCCTCAGACCGAGTCCTGGGCCTGTCATCCACACCAGCCTGTTCTCCAACCCCATCTCCTTCACCAGTCATAATCCGTCTCCACCACTCCACATCaacctccaccacccgACCCCACCAGTACGGCGATACCCCTGGCGAACCGAACCCGCTGCCGTTCGCTGCTGCACGGCACACCCGTTATTATCAGCTCCACAGCGGCGACCACGGCGACGGGCcgtgctgcctccggcgactggggctctgccccagaccccgtggctcctctcgctgcgctcgagtcgttgctaggACCCTGTACCCCGGTAGCCCGGtacccccaccacccccaaacACGGAGAGGGCAAcccctcgcccgactcgagcgaagcgagaggagccgcggggtctggggcgcagccccagccgccggaggcacacccctccaccagcagtaTCGGGTTAGGAACCGGTACTTGCTATCGGTATCGGCCTTGCTTGCATGAACAAACCACGAGGTCCGGTACTCGACGTCATCCTTCAACCCCCAACCTGGagtggggtgtgcctccggcggctggggctccgccccagaccctggttgctcctctcgcttcgctcgagtcgtttgacGGGGTGCTCACCTcgccgctccgcgaagcggagcacaaccagggtctggggcggagccccagccgccggaggcacacaccccCACGGAGGTTAAATTAACCAGTCGGGAGAGAATGTGTAATTACCGGTCGGAAATAGCAGCAAACGTTGTCAGAAGTGAGGTGCATACATACGCACCACGCACCACGCACCCCACTACGCATGGTGCGGCAGATCACAGCATGGTACCGTTGGTGGTCTCTCTGAAAGTAGTATTTCTTGAAACAGTGTTTCTCGTAGACTTTGATTATCACAGGCCAATCGTTTTTCCGGACTTCGTTTCAATTTTATCAGTCAATTATCCGGTCAGGCTTATCCAGACTGCTCGTTATATACTTCTACCAGGCCAGATTCGTCGTTTTCGCCTCGCAGGTTGACTGACTACAAGGAATAGACGGGCCAACTCCGAATCTTCCGAAACTTGAACGTTCAATAACTCAAGAGTCTGTTGTCTCATTCCTGATTTTTATCGCCATGGTCTTACCGTTTGGAATCCCTTATCCCCCTGAGCCCGAGTCTGGGTTCTGGGGTGCTCAGTAAGTATCCTCCAGCCACCTTTGGATCCGGCAGGTACCTCTGGCATGAACGCATGAACCCATCTGCTATCAGACAGGATCTAGTTCTGGCTGCTGTCAGTGGCTGTTTATGATTTGAGACCTGCTTCAGTTGTTCAATATCGCATTCTGGTTTAATTCATGGTGGATTTGGAATTGGGATTCTGTGTGGTCAATCGGATGGGTCGGTCAGTAGACTCAATACAGCATGGCATGAGTACCATTGTCTGTGTACCTCTCTGTACCATTGTCTCTGTACCTCAGTACCGCTGTCTGTGTACCACAGTCTCTGTCTCCCAGTTTTGCACTTCCATCATCCCCACgtaacgagcgaagcgagccacggggtctggggcagagccccagccgccggaggcagacccccaccccACCGTATCTAACAGATCTAGGACATCTACCATTGACTGGTGCGAGGAGAATTATGTGGTGTCTCCGTATGTGGCCGAGGCCATGAATACAGTGACCAATTCAGGGTTTGTGTGGTTGGCTCTGTATGCTATGTACAATGTGATTGTGCACAAGCATGAGCTGCggtttttgattgtttgCTTGGGGTTTACTACAGTGGGTATTGGTAGTTGGATGTTTCATATGACGCTGTTGTACGAGTACCAGTTGTTGGACGAACTGCCCATGATCTATGCTACTTGTGTGCCGTACTGGATTGTGTTTTCGTTTGGTAAATCCCGGATTGACTCGATAAAGGTTGCAGCGCAAATCACATCTGCTGCAGCTATCCTCACTGCAGTGTATCTCCACTACCGCAATCCCACGATCCATCAAGCAGGTTATGGAATTCTCAATCTAATAATTATAGCCAAGAGTGTTCAACTGACATCTCAACATGTCCATGATCCTCAGGCCCAGAAAGATCTCTGGCATACTTTGCTTATTGGATCCGGCAGCTTTCTCACCGGATACGCTCTATGGAACCTCGACATCCATCTCTGCGAGACCTGGCGTTTTGCTAGACGTTATGTTGGCATGCCGTACGGATTTATTCTGGAAGGTCATGCCTGGTGGCATTGTAAGTGATCTAATGCATCTATACTATGTGGAAGTACATAGTtgttggagctggagctcAGTCGAACTAACACATTTGTAGTATTAACAGGCCTTGGGTAAGTTTAAGTGACTCTTCGACACTGCCATTTTGTTGGAGCTGGGTACAGGTTGTGATTGGGTGTGGTTGGGTGTGATTGTGTGTGATTTGCGATTGTGTGTGATTGTGTGTGATTGTCGTGATTGGGTGTGATAGACATTCGATGATTAATATTGTCAGTTGTGGTGACACTGGTAGCATGTCTCACAACCAAATGTCTCTTGTTTACCAAACAGACAATAAAACGGTGGGGGTGACAAATCTAACTAACTAACTTCTAGTGTTTACTACTACGTTGTGTACTTGGAGTACCTGCAAGCGTTCCTCAACAAGAAAGATGACCAGTATAGATACGTTTGGGGATGGAAGTTCCTTCCCCGTGTCGAACTTATCCCTGAAAAGCAGAGGGCCAAGAAATCCAAGTGAGCGGGCCACTCGGGCAGTACCACACGGGCCtagcatttttttctctaGACtattattcttcttcacatGTGGCTGTAACAAtgctatatatttataccGCAAATATCGC
This is a stretch of genomic DNA from Sugiyamaella lignohabitans strain CBS 10342 chromosome C, complete sequence. It encodes these proteins:
- the TUB2 gene encoding beta-tubulin (Beta-tubulin; associates with alpha-tubulin (Tub1p and Tub3p) to form tubulin dimer, which polymerizes to form microtubules; mutation in human ortholog is associated with congenital fibrosis of the extraocular muscles (CFEOM) with polymicrogyria; GO_component: GO:0005737 - cytoplasm [Evidence IEA]; GO_component: GO:0005881 - cytoplasmic microtubule [Evidence IC] [PMID 9488492]; GO_component: GO:0005856 - cytoskeleton [Evidence IEA,IEA]; GO_component: GO:0005828 - kinetochore microtubule [Evidence IC] [PMID 9488492]; GO_component: GO:0005874 - microtubule [Evidence IEA,IEA]; GO_component: GO:0005880 - nuclear microtubule [Evidence IC] [PMID 9488492]; GO_component: GO:0043234 - protein complex [Evidence IEA]; GO_component: GO:0005816 - spindle pole body [Evidence IDA] [PMID 9585415]; GO_component: GO:0045298 - tubulin complex [Evidence IDA,IPI] [PMID 9488492]; GO_function: GO:0005525 - GTP binding [Evidence IEA,IEA]; GO_function: GO:0003924 - GTPase activity [Evidence IEA]; GO_function: GO:0003674 - molecular_function [Evidence ND]; GO_function: GO:0000166 - nucleotide binding [Evidence IEA]; GO_function: GO:0005200 - structural constituent of cytoskeleton [Evidence IEA]; GO_process: GO:0006184 - GTP catabolic process [Evidence IEA]; GO_process: GO:0045143 - homologous chromosome segregation [Evidence IC] [PMID 9488492]; GO_process: GO:0007017 - microtubule-based process [Evidence IEA]; GO_process: GO:0000070 - mitotic sister chromatid segregation [Evidence IC] [PMID 9488492]; GO_process: GO:0030473 - nuclear migration along microtubule [Evidence IC] [PMID 9488492]; GO_process: GO:0051258 - protein polymerization [Evidence IEA]; GO_process: GO:0046677 - response to antibiotic [Evidence IEA]), whose translation is MDAVRSGPFGNLFRPDNFVFGQSGAGNNWAKGHYTEGAELVDNVLDIVRREAEGCDSLQGFQIAHSLGGGTGSGMGTLLISKIREEFPDRMMATFSVVPSPKVSDTVVEPYNATLSINELVNYADETFCIDNEALYNICQQTLKMPQPTHGDLNQLISAVMSGVTTCLRYPGQLNSDLRKLAVNLVPFPRLHFFTVGFAPLSAIGSKSFRSLTVPELTQQMFDAKNMMAAADPRLGRYLTVAAFFRGKVSMKEVEDQMRSVQERNSAYFVEWIPNNVQSAICSIPPKGLKMSATFVGNSTSIQELFKRVGDQFSAMFRRKAFLHWYINEGMDEMEFTEAESNMNDLVSEYQQYQQAAAYEEELDYEDEAPIDEM